A region of the Oligoflexus sp. genome:
AGAACACCTTGTCATCAGCAGGATAACGCGCGAGCGGCTCGACCTTATCCCGCACGCGATCCTGCAGAACGCCGAGCTTGCCGATATCATTCATGCTGAGTCTTTGACAGTATTTTTCCGCAGCCGCGGAACAGAGGAAGAGACCCCAAAAGCTGCGTTCGGGCGTAATGGGGCTGGAAGGTATAATTCACGCCTTTTTTCAGCTGGGCCAGCGAGAGCTGCACCTGAACCGGCTTTTGATTGCTGGCCGGGTCCAGGTTTTCCAGGCTCAAGCGCAAGGCGGGCTCTTTCCGTCTGCGCAGACGCAGATCCTCCTTCATGACATCAAGGTCACCCTGCATGCAGCCCCGTTCGAAGGCATGGGTGCTGACCTTGAGTTCGAACGTGCCTTTGTCGGTGCGCTTGACCGGAAGGGCCAAAAGACCAGCGGCGCGTTCCTGGACGAAAAGCTGGGATCGCTGCTGGCTTTCCGCCTGATCCTTGGCCAGCTGCTGGGGACTCGAAAAAATCTGTGGAGCTGCAGGCTCGGCTTTCGCGGGCAAGGCCGGAGGGCTTTCGGGTTTTGATTTTTTCATAAAAAACCAGATGACTCCCAAAAGTGCGAGGGCCGCCACAATCATGGAGGCATCCCCTGACTTTGCCTTGGTCTTTGGTGCATTCTGTTTTCGCTTCACGCGTGGCTCTCTGGCTAAAGGGTTTTGCTGTTCTCCTATTATCAGGTATTCATGCTAAGGCGCCAAGCTGTCTGCTGGTTACTTATGGGTTGACAGCTTCAGCCAGGACCGAAAAAATAGGCCTTTTGGATGGAGGGTGAACCTTGTGACGCGGAAGAATGTCCTGATAGCCATGGCTTTCAGCGGAACCATGGGATCCGCATCCTGGGCGGCAGAGCCCATGCGTAAAGCCTGCACAGCCGAGCTTCAAAAGTATAAATGCGATGCGAAAAGCGAATCGTATGCCTATGAGTGCCTGAGTAAGCATGAGAAGGCGCGAACCAAGGATCTTGGTTTCAGTCATCCCTGCTTCAAAGCCTATGCGTCTTTTGAGAAGAGTTCAGGGAAGGGCGATAAGGTGGAAAGCCATCAGGTCGAGCATCCGGAGCATACACGATAATGGAACGAACAGTGCAATCGCGCTTCGTTGTTTGGATTTGCCACGTCATGAAAGGGCAACTTATGCATCAAAAAGTTTTAACTCTCACTCTTCTGCTGTCCTTGACAGCGCTCGCCTGTCGCCGTAATTCGCCTCCGCCACCGGAAGCCGGCCAGGATCGCTTCCCCAACTCCAATACCACAGTGCCGCCCGGTGATACCGGATTTCAGGACGGAACCTTCGCGCATCCTGATGGCGATAAGCTGAGGTTTGAGGGCAAGGCCGTCGAGGAATCACCGTGTGCGGACAACTCCCGACCTGGACAGGATCAGACCAGTATTGATGAGACATGCCCTGATCAGGATATCAAACCGCTGGTGCCCTTATCCGCACCTACGCCTTCGGAAATGGCGAAGCCGGCGCCGTGAAGTCTGAGTTTGTTCTGGGGCAGAGCGCAGGAATCAACCCGCGCTGAGGCGGGTGATTGCGGCTGCGAGGATTAGCGGGCCTTTGTGTAGCCGTCATCCATGGCGGCTCGCTCGCTCATGAAGCATTCGCGGTTGTCGGCGCTCAGGATTTTCTCGCCTTTCAGCATCACTTCATAGTCTTTGTTCGACTGAGTGTAGTAGCGCTTCGTCGTCTTGTTGGCGACGACGGGACAGGCGGACGCTTTCACTTCGTTGCCAGCTTCCTTGATGTCCGCGCTCACTTCACGGGCCACTTCCTTGGTCTTCTGGCCCACGCCGGTGGCGGCCTGCTGCGTGCCTTCCTTCACATCCTGCCAGCCTTCTTTCATATTGGCCTTTGCAGTGTTGTCACTGGTGGTGACTTCGTTGGTGCGCTCGCTGGTCGTGCTGCTGTCGCTGCTGGGCGACGAAGTACAGGCTGCAAAGGCTACAGTGGCAAGTCCAAGAGCGAGATTGCGTAGCAGGGAAACGGTCATGAGTATCACTCCTCAAATGGTGATGGGTCGTCAGCAAGAAAACACGCGAGGCGTTTTGCAACAAGCATGCCTCGGGAATGAGGCTAGTCGGACGCTGCATGGCAAGGAGACGTGTAGTCCTCAGGCTGCAGCGCGATGGATTACCAGGAAGGCTTCAGGCGGAAGGCGCCCAATAGCTTCGTTCAGGGATTTTTGCGGAATATTTTGCAGGCTTTGCAGCAGCGCCTCGCTGGGCTGGCCGATCCAGATCTGAAAGGGAAGCGGGAGGAGTTTTTCCAGCTTCTGCAAAAGACCGACGGGAAGATCGGAGGCCCTATCGTTTGTGACGATGCGGGCAATGAACTGGGATGCATCGCCCTGAAGGCTTACGTGAACACCCATAAGAGGCAGGGTCTGTTCCAGACTCTGCTCAATTTCGCGTAAATGAATCCACTGGCCGGAACTATTTTTAAAGCAGTCCTGCGTACGTCCTATGACGTCGAAAGAGCCGGATGCATCCTCGAAGGCCAGGTCGCCGGTCGGGATCCATCCTTCGGAGATACTCTCGCTTTGGCCTGACCACTGTCCCACAGAAGGGCTCCGAACCCAAAGCTCCTGCCAACCGTGACTGGGGTGGGGCATGATCCTGACTTCACAGCCCACGGGCCGCCCATTCATTAATACGCCCGGACCGCATTCTGTCAGACCATAACCCCAGTGAAAGGATGCCAGGAGCTGAGTCAGCTGCTGCCGCTTCGCTTCGGTGAGGTAGGCTCCACCACTATGGACATGAAGTTTTTTCAGAACAGGCAGAACTTCTGGATGGGTTTCTGCGTACTGAAGCAGAAGCTGCAGACTACGCGGCACAGCAGCCAGCCACTCGATCTCATAGTGATGGAGTCTGTTGAACATGGCGCGTGGATGCAGAGCAGGCTCTGTGATCATATAGAGATGCTGGCCTGCATAAAGCCCGAGCAGACCATCCAGGATAAGGCCGAAGCTATGAAACCAGGGAAGTTGCAGCCAGCGTTTGGTCTCCGCTTCGATCCCCATGACCTCGGCATGAGTTTTCAGCTGATGCCGTATGCCCTCGTCGTTCAGACGAACACAGCGCGGCTGCCCCCGCGTGGTGCCGCTCGTATGAAGGAGCAGCGCGAACGAGAGGGTTCCAGCCAGTTCGGGTGCCAGCAGGGCTTCACTCCGCACGAGCTGGCCGTCGCAGCCTTCTTTCCATAGCCCACGCGTCACGGATGATGTCTGACCATGATCCCGCAGGGACAGGGGGCAGAAGATAAATCCGCCCTGCAGGCAGGCGAAGAAGTGAATGAAGGCCTCAAGACCGCCCTTCTCCTGCACCCAGATATCCCCGGGCTTCATGCCCTGCGAGCGCATGACATGACGTCGCGTAAGTGCTGATGACCACAGCGAAGCCGCAGAGAGTATTGTTTCCTCCTCGTAAGAATGCTGGACGAGGCAGGGAAACGACGCCCCTTTCAGACGACTTTGGAAGACTTCCAGTAGCGTGCTTTGGGTCATGAGGTCCACTCCGGTGCGGGAAACGAACACAATCGTCATTTCAAGTTCGGCGCGTTCCGGGGAAATTCAAATTAAGATCCAGGGGATGGACCGTGCGCAAGGTGTAAGTGGCTAAATTTTCAAAAGAAAGTCTTGGTCGTAGCTTGCATCAAGAATGCACGGATAAAGTCTTTACAGGTTTCTACGATAGAGGCTGGTAACGGTTTGCGAAAAGGAGTCCGTCATGAGCCAGACTTTGCAGAAGTTGAGAACTTTGGTCAATCAGCCCGGACCTGAATCCGAGGCGGTGGCCAGCAGCGATAATTCCGAAGTGGCCAGCCTGGAAGAACAGCTCGTCTTCTTCTATCAGGAACTGGAGTATCTGCAGCAAAACTTTCCCAATCAAACAGTTCGCTCGCTGGTCGATTATGCGAGGTCCCTGCAGCAGCGCCTGGAGAGTGGAAGCGGCGGCCAGGGCGATCTGGGTTTCGTACCCGCTGATATCGTAAGACGCCTCGGCACGCTGGATCAGGCGACGGCCGATCAGTGCGATTTCGGTATCGTGGAAGTGGATGATAACGGTTTGATTCGCCTTTATAACCGCTGGGAACAGCAGCTGGCGGGTATCTCGCTGCAACAGGCGCAGGGCCGGAACTTTTTTATCGACGTGGCGCCCTGCACCAACAATAGACTTTTCCTGGGTCGTTTCCGGCAAGGCGTGCAGACCGGAAGTCTGGATGTGGGATTCAATTATACCTTCACGTATAAGATTCGTCCCACCAGCGTTGCGATCCACATGTACCGTCATGCAGCCTCGCAGCGCAACTATGTGTTCGTGAAAAGACGCTGAAACCCGGAGTGAAGCCATGGTTCACGATGCGGATTTGGATGCGATACAGGTTTCCCTTCTGAAACTGGGCAAGGCGATCGACAGCGGTCAGCCCTCGGCCGAGCTTTTGGCTTTGGTGGCAGAAACTCTGGAAATCCTGCGAAAAAAACAGGCTCAGGCAGCCTAAGGCGGTGGTCATGCAGCTTCCCTTTGCCAGTCTCCTTGCCAATCTGGAGCTTATCCGGGCCACGCACCCGGAACTCAGAAGCTCCTGCATTTTCCTGCAGACCTGGCTGGAGCTGGCCATGCGGGGGCGGGCCCCCGAAGGCATGCTGCCGTCCCACCTTTGGCTCGAAAACATTCTGCGCCTGAGTCCTTTGGCTACGATCAAATTGTTCGAGGCGATTCCCGTCGAAGAACGCCGGTCCTCGGGCTTTGCGCTCTTTGACGAGGGCTTTTCGTTCCGTCTGAGCGATGGACGGGAATCAGTGCCCCTGGCTCATGTTGCTGGATTTCACGCCTGCCTTGCCATGACCACGACCGTGGTGGCGGGCAAGGAAAAATTTCACTATCTGATCGATGGAGCCTACTGGAGCGGCCAACCGCTTCCGCGGGGAATTGACGATCCGCGGCAGGTGATCCTGGTGAACGTGAAGGTCCCAGGCGAGGCGCCTTATGTACTGCCTATGATTCGCCATCAGATCCAAATACTGAAGGAGGCTGATGGTGCGGCTGCTTGAAGAACTCCAGCACCTGGAGCAGCAATTCGGTGCCGATGCGCGCGATATGATGGCGACCTTCGAGCAGGAGGCGCTGAAACTCTGTGATGACACGGAAGACCTGATTCTGGATATGTCGCGACCTGCGCAGCCTACGGAATTCAATCATCTGATGCGCAACCTTCACACCTTGAAGGGGATCACAGCACAGAGCGGGCTGAAGAGTCTTTCCCATTTGATTCACATGATCGAAGACCATATGGTCGGTTTCAAGGATCGAACCGATAACGACCTGCACGGAGCCAGCGCATCCTTCGTCTCCTTTCTGGATAATCTGCGGCATCTGGTTCAGATCGCGCAGAACCCGGAAAATGCTGAGGCCTTGATTTCGATAGGCAGCACGCTGGAAGTGTCCGTCAAATCCCTGATCCGAAGTCTTCAGGAATGTCAGAGCGGAAGCAAGGCCAAGAGCCCTGACGTCACCTCGGCTATGGAAAGCAAGGACGTTCAGCGGGCTTTAGCCTACAGTCTGGATACCGCGAGCTTTGACCACATTCTGAAGTCGCTCGAACAGGCTCTGATGAAGCAGTATGAAAGCAAGGCGCCCGAGGCCCTTGCGTCCATTCAGATCCTCCAGGAGGCTGTGTTCAATCTGATCGCAGCGCGGACCTCGCCCGGGAAAACGCTGGCCAATAAACTCAAGCGGCTGCTGCGCGACACTGCGGATAAGCTCGGCAAGGAGATTGAATTTCAGGTCATCGGCTTTGATGAAAGGATTGATAATAACCTTCTGATGGCGCTGAGTGAGTGCCTTGGGCATATGATCAAGAATAGCGCCGATCACGGCCTGGAACGGCCGGATGAAAGGGTGGCCCAGGGCAAACTGGGTCAGGGGCATTTGACTCTGGAGCATAAAAAGCTCGGGGATCGTACGCTTGTGACTCTTCGTGATGACGGAGGCGGCATAGATCCCGATCGCGTGGCCCAGATCGCGATTCAAAAAGGTCTGATAAGTGCGGCGGACGCTACGCGCATGACCAACTATGAAAAGCAGGAGTTGATTTTCAAGCCAGGCTTTTCCACCAAGGCCGAGGCATCGGAAATCTCGGGTCGCGGCGTCGGCATGGATGCTGTGATTCATGAAGTGATCCGGGTCGGAGGCAAGCTGACCTTTGAGTCGGAAAAAGGCCGGGGCACCACGTTCTTTATGGAATTCCCGGCGCCCTATCAGCTGGAGGTGATGGCGATCTTTCGCTATCAGAATCGGACGTTTGCGCTGCCGACCCGCTTCGTGCGCGGAGTCGTGCTGGATCCCGAATTGATCGAGCTGGAATTCGGTACCGCGCGCTTGAAAGATGATGATGAGACCTATACGCTGCTCGCGCTGCGTGACATCGATCAGAACTCCAGCGTGGACCATTTCCGGCCGCTGATCCTTCTGGAGCTTGCCGGTGCCCCCTGCGCTCTGATGGTGGATGCCTACTGCGCGGCCCAATCCATTTTCGTCCTGCCTCTTTCCGCAGCCCAGGATCTGCCTGTTTATCTGCGCGGTGCCGCGAATGATGCGAACTGGGGACCTATCTACTGCATCGACTGCGTGGAACTCGAACGCAACCTTAATGTCTATATACCAGAACCGGAGGATAGCAACGTGAAAAATTTCGCCCCTCTCCAGGGTCACAAGGCGAGCAAAGAGGAGATACTGAGCGCGCTGGAAGGCTCGCGCTTTCTGCATCGAATGGCCATGCTCCTGGAGCCTTTGAAAGACAGTCCCGAGATTCAGGACGCGGTTCTTTCGTATATCGCCATGCAGGTCGATGAGGTCAAGGAGACGATGGATCCCATCCAGGATCCGGATGAGCTGCATTACCTGGTGGCCATCGCCTATACCCAGTTCAAAACGAAATGGATCCAGCATAACACCAAGATGAATTACATGATCGAAGCGGGACTGGAGCCGACGGTGCTGGATATCTATAAGACGAGTTCCCTTTCGCATCTTTTGGATCTTTTGGAGCCATTGACCCATCCCGATGCCGTGCGGGCCGTAACGCAGACCCTGGGACAGACGATTCGCGAACTGCATGCGGCCTGAAGTCCTTCATCCGTATGGGTTAGAAGCCGGTAGCGACTGTCATCTTTTTTTCTGCTGTCAACCCCCGCACGCACTCTTCATTTAAAAAAAGGCGTGGTCTTCACGCCTTGGCCTTGGTTGGCTTTTTGCAATGAATTTCCTGCATTACCAAAGTCAGTATGATGGTTTGTAAGAATTCTTGCCAAGGGGTCACCTCATGTCTTTGTGGGCACGGAAACAATCGTGGAGTGTGCTGCTGCTGAGCATCATGGCGACGCTCATCGCGGTATTGGGCCAGAATAGTTTCATCGGAGTGTTTACCGTCGATTTTCTGAAGACACTCCAGCTGAGCTTCACCGAGTTTGGTTTCCTCATGATGGCGGCGACTCTATTCGCCTCGCTTCTGGTGCCGCGCACGGCAAGGCTGTTGGATAGCCTGGGGGCCATGCGCACGACCCTTATCATCGCCGGTGGTGGGATCGCGACCCTTCTTTTGTTTGCGATGACGCCCTGGATGGCAGCGAACCTGTCGCCGACATTCGCGGTGATCATGCTGGGATTGACTCTGACGGGATTTCGCCTCTGCTTTCGCGGCAGCTTTCGCATGATATCATCGTCCCTCGTGACTCTTTCCTTCGCGGAAAAGGATCGCGGCAAGGCCTTCGCCATCGTCGGCGTGCTGAGCGGCCTCGTCGGCTCCAGTATTCCTTACGTGGCCTATCAGCTGCATGAGGCCCTCGATTTTTTCAAACTGAGCATGGTTTTGATCGCCGGGCTCCTGGCCTATGCCGCGCTGTTCATGAGCCTTCGTCAGCACGTGAAGGCAGGCGCGTCCCAGAAAAAGAACGAGGATGCTGCAGAGCATGACGATGGAAGCCTGGCGCCGGAAGTTGCGCGGCAGCGCTTGAGTTTTTGGCTTTATATGATGGGCGTGCCTTTCTATTCGCTGCTTTTGAGTTCCGTGATTCTTTTTCTGGACCCGATCGCCGCGGGCTCGGGCGTGTCCTATGCCAAGGGTCTATCGTTCTATATTCCGGCGGCCATGGTCGGGCTGCCGAGCCTCGCCTGGGCTCTGATGAATATGCGGAAGAGCCGGCTGGTGTTTTTGCTTTACCTCGGCAGCATCATGGCTTCCTTTACAGGTTTTCAGATGTTTCAGAGCCTGGGTGGTCAGCTGCTGGCCTTTGGCGGTTTTGGAATGGCGAGTGCGCTTTACACGGCGCTTTGCATGAACCTCTGGCCGACTCTCTATGGTCGCCGCTTCGCCAATCGTTACCTCGGCATGGCAGCCTCCTTTGATCTCTTTGCGACGGCCATCGGTCCGGTCTTCTTTGGTTTTCTTTTGGATCATATGTCCATCGGCCAGGCCCTGCGGCTCTGTCTTTACATGCCGCTTGTGGTGGGGCTGCTGTTCATCATCGCCTGTCTGAAGGAGCCAAACGATCGCCTGCAGTCCGGGGCGGTCTGGGTCAGCTACGGTGCGGGCCTTTGGGATCGCCTGCGGCTTCGCGGACAGCTCGGGGGTGCGCCCTTGGTTCCTTATCGCATCCGCAGCCTGCGGTTTTTTCCGAATCATCATTTTCTTTCCATCCTCTGGCAGATGATGGAACGCGTGGAGAACGGCCAGCCGATGACGCTTCATGTCGTGCCGCTGCGTCGCGATCAGGCTACGATGACGATCGCCGTGCATGCTGCGCTGCGCGAGCATGGTGATAAATTCAAGGCCTTTCATGCCATTCGCGATCAGGTGCGGGAAATCTTCCATGGGGAAGGCGGCCGTCAGGAGGCGCCTTTTTCCCTGTTCCATGTCGTGCCGAAGGCGGCCGTTCGCAGTGAGATTCTGAATGCTCCCGCGGTGCAGCAGCATATTCTGGAAAGCCGGGATCCCAAAGCCGGAAAGCTTGCAGAAACGTATTTCAATGAGATCGTCTGTGATCGGCGGCATATTTACACGAAGGTCCTGTCGGGCAGTCTGCGCTTTATCTTCCGCCGCCTTTTCCTGCGGATGGAAATGGCCGGCACGGCCCGGATCAAGGAACTTGATCGCCATTACCAGGTGGTCTATCTCCCTTCGCATCGCAGTCACATTGATTTCATCGCCACCTCGCAGCTGCTTTATCTGAACGGCATCGAGCCGCCTTATATCGCGGCCAGCAATCACCTGAATTTTTTCCCCGTGAGCCTTCTTCAGTACGTGTCGAGCTACTTCATTCGACGCAAAAAGATGGATGCGGTTTATAATGCCGTTCTTTATGAATATATGAAAGTGCTGCAGCGCTATGGAAAGTCCCAGATGGTCTTCGTCGAGGGCACCCGCAGCAAGATCGGTGAAGTATTGCAGCCCAAGGCCGGCATCGTTTCGCAGTATATCAACGCCTACGTCGAGGAACGCGCCCGGCCCGTGGTCTTTCTGCCTTTGAACATCACCTATGACTTCATCCTGGAAGGTGACAGCTACCTTCAGCACATCATCCAATTTAGAGAAAGCGTGAACGAACTGGATGATGAGCATAAAAATGCCTTTGCCCGGTATGTGAGCGAAGCCTCGGGACGCAGCCTCTGGGCCCGGCTTCGGGGCTTTGCGAGCTTTCTGCGGAATCTGAAGCCGCGGGGCAGCGTCTACCTTACGCCCGGTGAACCCATCTTTTTGGATGACGTTTTAAGGAAGCATTGTCCCGATTGGAGAACAAGACCTATCGTAAGGGAGGAGGCCATCCCTGATGCGTGGATCCGCGACATGGCCCGTCATGTGGCGCGATCCGCCTGCGTGGAAATCAACCGCGTCTCGCCCTTGACCCCCAGCTCGCTGGTGGCCACCGCGCTGCTGGCCAGCCAGGGCCGGGCCCTGTCGGAAAGCGAACTGCGCGCCTACGTGAACACGACGTCAGAGCTTTGGAGTCGCGCCTACGATATCGAAGTGAAGCATGAAGTCGCGAGTCTGGACGCGACTCTGGCCGCGATACCCTTTTTGAATCAGTGTCGGAGACGCGGGGAAAGGCGTGCCCCGGAGGCCCCGGTCGAGGTTCGTAACCTCAGAAGGGGCGACCGGCGCAAGACGCAGAAAGTTTTCCTGGCTCCTCTCGACAGTCTTCGTTCGACATATAATCGCAATGTGGTGATTCACAGCTTTGTGATTCCCCACCTTTTGGCGAATATCCTGGTCGAGCGGAACATGGTGCTGCGGGAGGATATGCGGGAATACTTCTTTTCCCACTATGAACCTTTAAGGCATCGCTATCATCTGCCCTGGGAGACCGAAGGCGCCTGGAGGAAGCTCGAACATTTCCTTGAACTCTTTGAAGAGAAGGGCCTTCTCAGCCAGGGCCCGGATGCCATCCTTTTGAATCATCGCGAGGATATGCTGACCATCCTCGGCATCTACGCCCGGGCTTTGAAGTCCATCGCCTGACCCCGGGCCCGGTCTGGGCCCGCTTTCCGAACTGTCGCCATTTCCATTCAGTTTGAGAGTATCTCCCAGGGATTTTTACTCTGGGAACGCTTATTGCAGATCAAAAGCGGATCCGAAATCCGGGAGGATGGATCTGTTATTTTGACACTTTATTTGAGATGGAGACGGTAATGCGTAACTGGAAATTTCTTGCAATCCCAATGATGGTAACCGCTTTGGGAGCTTTCGGCTGCACCAAAACAAAAAAGGAAGCTGCAGAAGAAGGTCAAAAAGAAATCCGGAATGAGCAAAAAGATGTCATGGAAGAGCAGAAGGACGTGACCGAAGCTCAGCGTGAAGCTCAGAAGGACATCAACGAAGAGAAAAAAGACGTGATTGAAGCACAAAAAGACGTGGAGAAAGAAAAAGCGGAAGCGCAAAA
Encoded here:
- a CDS encoding PAS domain-containing protein, with the translated sequence MSQTLQKLRTLVNQPGPESEAVASSDNSEVASLEEQLVFFYQELEYLQQNFPNQTVRSLVDYARSLQQRLESGSGGQGDLGFVPADIVRRLGTLDQATADQCDFGIVEVDDNGLIRLYNRWEQQLAGISLQQAQGRNFFIDVAPCTNNRLFLGRFRQGVQTGSLDVGFNYTFTYKIRPTSVAIHMYRHAASQRNYVFVKRR
- a CDS encoding class I adenylate-forming enzyme family protein, with product MTQSTLLEVFQSRLKGASFPCLVQHSYEEETILSAASLWSSALTRRHVMRSQGMKPGDIWVQEKGGLEAFIHFFACLQGGFIFCPLSLRDHGQTSSVTRGLWKEGCDGQLVRSEALLAPELAGTLSFALLLHTSGTTRGQPRCVRLNDEGIRHQLKTHAEVMGIEAETKRWLQLPWFHSFGLILDGLLGLYAGQHLYMITEPALHPRAMFNRLHHYEIEWLAAVPRSLQLLLQYAETHPEVLPVLKKLHVHSGGAYLTEAKRQQLTQLLASFHWGYGLTECGPGVLMNGRPVGCEVRIMPHPSHGWQELWVRSPSVGQWSGQSESISEGWIPTGDLAFEDASGSFDVIGRTQDCFKNSSGQWIHLREIEQSLEQTLPLMGVHVSLQGDASQFIARIVTNDRASDLPVGLLQKLEKLLPLPFQIWIGQPSEALLQSLQNIPQKSLNEAIGRLPPEAFLVIHRAAA
- a CDS encoding chemotaxis protein CheA gives rise to the protein MVRLLEELQHLEQQFGADARDMMATFEQEALKLCDDTEDLILDMSRPAQPTEFNHLMRNLHTLKGITAQSGLKSLSHLIHMIEDHMVGFKDRTDNDLHGASASFVSFLDNLRHLVQIAQNPENAEALISIGSTLEVSVKSLIRSLQECQSGSKAKSPDVTSAMESKDVQRALAYSLDTASFDHILKSLEQALMKQYESKAPEALASIQILQEAVFNLIAARTSPGKTLANKLKRLLRDTADKLGKEIEFQVIGFDERIDNNLLMALSECLGHMIKNSADHGLERPDERVAQGKLGQGHLTLEHKKLGDRTLVTLRDDGGGIDPDRVAQIAIQKGLISAADATRMTNYEKQELIFKPGFSTKAEASEISGRGVGMDAVIHEVIRVGGKLTFESEKGRGTTFFMEFPAPYQLEVMAIFRYQNRTFALPTRFVRGVVLDPELIELEFGTARLKDDDETYTLLALRDIDQNSSVDHFRPLILLELAGAPCALMVDAYCAAQSIFVLPLSAAQDLPVYLRGAANDANWGPIYCIDCVELERNLNVYIPEPEDSNVKNFAPLQGHKASKEEILSALEGSRFLHRMAMLLEPLKDSPEIQDAVLSYIAMQVDEVKETMDPIQDPDELHYLVAIAYTQFKTKWIQHNTKMNYMIEAGLEPTVLDIYKTSSLSHLLDLLEPLTHPDAVRAVTQTLGQTIRELHAA
- a CDS encoding MFS transporter, which translates into the protein MSLWARKQSWSVLLLSIMATLIAVLGQNSFIGVFTVDFLKTLQLSFTEFGFLMMAATLFASLLVPRTARLLDSLGAMRTTLIIAGGGIATLLLFAMTPWMAANLSPTFAVIMLGLTLTGFRLCFRGSFRMISSSLVTLSFAEKDRGKAFAIVGVLSGLVGSSIPYVAYQLHEALDFFKLSMVLIAGLLAYAALFMSLRQHVKAGASQKKNEDAAEHDDGSLAPEVARQRLSFWLYMMGVPFYSLLLSSVILFLDPIAAGSGVSYAKGLSFYIPAAMVGLPSLAWALMNMRKSRLVFLLYLGSIMASFTGFQMFQSLGGQLLAFGGFGMASALYTALCMNLWPTLYGRRFANRYLGMAASFDLFATAIGPVFFGFLLDHMSIGQALRLCLYMPLVVGLLFIIACLKEPNDRLQSGAVWVSYGAGLWDRLRLRGQLGGAPLVPYRIRSLRFFPNHHFLSILWQMMERVENGQPMTLHVVPLRRDQATMTIAVHAALREHGDKFKAFHAIRDQVREIFHGEGGRQEAPFSLFHVVPKAAVRSEILNAPAVQQHILESRDPKAGKLAETYFNEIVCDRRHIYTKVLSGSLRFIFRRLFLRMEMAGTARIKELDRHYQVVYLPSHRSHIDFIATSQLLYLNGIEPPYIAASNHLNFFPVSLLQYVSSYFIRRKKMDAVYNAVLYEYMKVLQRYGKSQMVFVEGTRSKIGEVLQPKAGIVSQYINAYVEERARPVVFLPLNITYDFILEGDSYLQHIIQFRESVNELDDEHKNAFARYVSEASGRSLWARLRGFASFLRNLKPRGSVYLTPGEPIFLDDVLRKHCPDWRTRPIVREEAIPDAWIRDMARHVARSACVEINRVSPLTPSSLVATALLASQGRALSESELRAYVNTTSELWSRAYDIEVKHEVASLDATLAAIPFLNQCRRRGERRAPEAPVEVRNLRRGDRRKTQKVFLAPLDSLRSTYNRNVVIHSFVIPHLLANILVERNMVLREDMREYFFSHYEPLRHRYHLPWETEGAWRKLEHFLELFEEKGLLSQGPDAILLNHREDMLTILGIYARALKSIA